From Halobaculum halobium:
CACGAGATCAAACGGGGCCGCGTTCCCCGCCCAGACGGCCGCCTTCCTTCCCCGTAGGGTAGCGATTGAGCTACTCCACAGGTCGGACCGTGTCGCCATCCCGACGGACTCGGTCGAACGTTGAGAGATACGCGATCCGGTCCTGAACCTCGTCGGTATCCAGCTCCAGTTCGGCGGCCAGTTCGTCGACGGTCATCGGTTCATCGAGTGCCTGGAGGACTTCGAGCCCCCGGTAGTACCTATTCGTGAGCTCCTGGACGCGGGCCTCGATCGGCGTGGTTACCCCGTACCGCTCCTCGAGTTCGACCAACGCCTCGTTCGCGAACGTGGCGAACTGATCATCTCCTAAGCGTTCGATTTGGGCTTCGAGTTCATCCCGGACGACGTCGTAATCGAGGCCGGCCTGCACGAGCATATTCATGTCCTCGATGTCGTCGTCGCGGCCTGCGATCGCCTTGAACAGGAAGATATCCTCGTTGCTAACCAGCCGGACCGTCAGTCGATCTGTGTCGAGGAACGGCTCACTGCGCTCTTGCATACCGTCGGTGAGCACGAGCTTGTTCGCGACCTGCTGGTTGAAGATATCGAGGCGACACCCATCGTCGTTCTCGACGCAGCTCGTCGCCCCCAGCGCCCGGTAATCTGGATCCAGCGATTGAACCTCCGCATACCCGAGGTCCATCAGGACGGCCCACAGCTGACCGTACGCGTCGCCATCTGGGACGACCAGGTCGATATCTTTCGTCGCCCCCTTGAGGTCGCGCAGCGACATCGCGCCACCACCGATCAGGTAGACCGTGAGCGGTTCAGATAGCCCGTCTCCGATTCGCTGGAATTCGTTCTCGATGTACTCACGTCCGAATGTTGGTCTCATGGTGGTAGTGGCACCTCGTAGTCAGCCGCCAACTCCTGGAACTCGTCCCACTCCGGGAGCCGGTCGTCGTCGACCTCGCCGTGCGTCTCGAGGTAGCGGAGCAAGGCGTCGATTTCGTCTTCGAGGCCATACTTCGCCGCCTGCTCTCGGAGATCCTCCTCGTCGACGTCGACGTGGCTGAGCAGGAGGAGACAGTACGAGCGGTGGCGGCTGCCGTCGTCGATCAGCAGCGTGTGACAGCAGAGCTCCGCCGGTGAGACTACGTCGAGGTCTTCGGAGTAGACGTAGTAGCGGTGCTCGGTGAGCAGGAACTGGAGGTCGAAGGCCGCGAATCGAGCGAGGCCGGTTTCGTGGAACGCCTCCGCGTCGATCTCCGTTTCGGCCTGTGCGAGGAATTCGTCGTAGTCCTCCCAGAGAATCGTGCCCTTCGGGGCGACGGCTTCGAGGCGTTGGCGATGCAGATGGTGTGCGAGTTCACGGGCGAACGCGTGTAGGCGGTCGAAGTCGGCGTTGAACTCGTAGCGGCCGTCGGCCGTCCCGACGAGACCACGGTCACGAAACCGCTTGAGGATACGGTTGACCGTGTTGCGGTAGTTGTCGCTCCGGTCGGCGATCTCGGAGACGGTTCGCGGCTGGTCGAGGTAGTACAGCACCTCGAGTGCCTTCCCGGTCAGCAGTTCGGGGAAGTCGATGTGGGAGTGCTGGCGGACGAGGTCCCGATAGAGTTCGACGGCGCGAGCATCCGACGGGGCGACTCGTTTTCGCCGGCCATCGCGTTCCGTGTAGACGAGCCCTTTCTCAACGAGGTCGGCGACGGCACGAGAGGTAGCTCTCGCTGTGGTCGAGTTTCGTCGCGAGTTCGGAGATCGTGTCGCCGCGGTCGACCGTGGCGAGGACCTCGAGTTCGATGCGCCGGAGCACGGTGTAACATAGTACGAAACTACTATATAAAGAAGTTTCGAGTAGTGTTACAGCCAGCGAGCACGCGAGCCGTCTCCACCGTCTTAACCAACAAAACTATGGATTCGTGGGTCATGTTGGTTAACACGAGAGTAGCTGATGTCCTACGAACCCCCGACCCCACCGGCGAACCTACCGACAGAGATCGTCAAGACGCTCAACGAGTCGGATCCGGAGCAACTCCGAGACGTTGCGACGTATGCTGAAGCGCTCGCCGAGCACAAGGAGCGAGAGGCCCGTCTCGAGGAGTCGGAAGATCAAGAAGAGGTTGAGGAGCGGCCAGACGATCTCCCGGACGACGTCCCGGCCAAAGCAACGATCACGATCAAGGAGATTAACGACAACCGCTACTACTACTGGCAGTGGCGAGAAGGCGAAAAAGTTCGTTCCCAGTATAAAGGCCCCGTCAGTCCCGACGAGTAGACGGTGGTGAACCGTAGCCGGAGGTTTGTCAAGCGCAATTAGTAGCGTAGCAGAGGACACCCCCCAGAGTGTGAATGGGTTCAACCCACCCCACACCCCTCAGTGTGAATGGGTCCGGTCAGTCCAAACAGGTAACACTCGGAGAGAAGATACCCACCCCACGTTTCCGTCGTAACTGGAGGTTGGTGGAGGGAACGCAGCCACGATCGAGGGGATCACACCCCCCACGTTTCCGTCGTTTCGTCACCCGGCCAAAGTCGATTATTGGGAGTAGAAGATGACCTCGGATCACCCACCCCACGTTTCCGACGTATCGAGAGATACACTCGTGATCAGGGGTGTGGTCAGCGACCGAAACGGGAGCTAGGCCA
This genomic window contains:
- a CDS encoding DUF6036 family nucleotidyltransferase, encoding MRPTFGREYIENEFQRIGDGLSEPLTVYLIGGGAMSLRDLKGATKDIDLVVPDGDAYGQLWAVLMDLGYAEVQSLDPDYRALGATSCVENDDGCRLDIFNQQVANKLVLTDGMQERSEPFLDTDRLTVRLVSNEDIFLFKAIAGRDDDIEDMNMLVQAGLDYDVVRDELEAQIERLGDDQFATFANEALVELEERYGVTTPIEARVQELTNRYYRGLEVLQALDEPMTVDELAAELELDTDEVQDRIAYLSTFDRVRRDGDTVRPVE